Proteins encoded in a region of the Polynucleobacter antarcticus genome:
- a CDS encoding ATP-binding cassette domain-containing protein: MALIVLTDAKLAFGHVDLLANTAFSLESGERVGLIGRNGTGKSSLLKILAGLEKLDDGLLQYQQGLRIAYVPQEPLFEAEETIFEAVSKGVALAKSLREEYEALSVGEWDDVSQHRMDEVQSQLEALSGWNWEQRVHETLDRLHLQDDLKISTLSGGTKKRVALARALVEMPDVLILDEPTNHLDLDSIAWLEELLKEYQGSVILVTHDRAFLDNVCTQIVELDRGILRSYPGNFSAYELLKDQELNSESLANARADKLLAQEEVWIRKGVEARRTRSVARIARLENLRNSRAQRRDTMGQVKLAVSAGDRSGKIVADLQNVSKSYGRPIVQDFTATILRGDKVGLLGPNGAGKTTLLKLILGTIAPDSGTATMGTRIEVAYFDQMREGLDLNASLEDYISPGSEWIEINGNKKHVKSYLSDFLFAPERTNSPVSTLSGGERNRLLLARLFARPANVLVLDEPTNDLDIDTLDLLEQLLQEYKGTVFLVSHDRYFLDNVVTSIIANEGEGFWREYEGGYEDWKIQKARSDKIRAANGGSKPIEKTEPKPGAKEVKAVAPKSQAQKLNGKERQELETLPLQIEALETEQANIGLAMSNPDLYKNEPECAAGMQARLSELTADLELKLQRWELLLSRSES; encoded by the coding sequence ATGGCTTTAATCGTACTCACTGATGCAAAACTGGCTTTTGGCCACGTTGACCTCCTCGCAAACACGGCTTTTTCCCTGGAATCCGGGGAGCGGGTTGGCTTAATTGGCCGAAACGGCACTGGTAAATCTTCTTTATTAAAGATTTTGGCCGGCCTAGAAAAACTGGATGACGGACTCTTGCAATATCAACAAGGGCTTCGTATTGCTTACGTTCCTCAGGAGCCTTTATTTGAGGCTGAAGAGACTATCTTTGAGGCTGTATCTAAAGGTGTTGCTTTAGCGAAGTCTCTCAGAGAAGAATACGAGGCGCTGAGCGTAGGGGAATGGGATGATGTTTCTCAACATCGTATGGATGAAGTGCAGTCTCAATTAGAAGCCTTGAGTGGTTGGAATTGGGAGCAGCGTGTGCATGAGACCTTGGATCGATTACATCTCCAGGATGACCTCAAAATTAGCACCTTATCCGGCGGTACTAAAAAGCGCGTAGCACTCGCACGCGCTTTAGTGGAAATGCCAGACGTACTGATATTGGATGAGCCGACTAACCATTTGGACTTAGATTCGATTGCTTGGTTGGAAGAGCTTCTTAAAGAATATCAAGGCTCTGTCATATTGGTAACCCATGACCGTGCTTTTTTAGATAATGTCTGCACACAAATTGTAGAGCTCGACCGTGGAATTTTACGAAGCTATCCTGGAAACTTTTCTGCCTATGAGCTTCTTAAAGATCAAGAACTCAACTCTGAGTCCTTAGCGAATGCACGAGCGGATAAATTATTGGCTCAAGAAGAGGTTTGGATTCGGAAAGGGGTGGAGGCGAGGCGGACACGAAGTGTTGCCCGTATTGCGCGCCTTGAAAACCTCCGCAACAGCCGTGCGCAAAGACGGGATACGATGGGCCAGGTGAAGCTAGCAGTATCTGCTGGCGACCGAAGCGGCAAGATTGTGGCGGACTTACAAAATGTTTCTAAGTCTTATGGCCGCCCGATTGTTCAAGATTTCACAGCAACGATTCTGCGTGGCGACAAAGTCGGCTTATTAGGCCCAAATGGTGCTGGGAAGACAACGCTACTCAAGTTAATTTTAGGAACTATTGCTCCGGATTCTGGCACTGCAACCATGGGCACAAGAATTGAAGTGGCTTATTTTGATCAGATGCGCGAGGGCCTAGATCTCAATGCATCCCTTGAGGATTACATTAGTCCTGGGAGTGAGTGGATTGAGATTAATGGCAACAAAAAGCATGTGAAGAGTTATTTAAGTGATTTCTTATTCGCACCCGAGCGTACTAATTCACCTGTTAGTACTTTATCTGGTGGTGAACGTAATCGATTGCTGCTTGCCCGCCTATTTGCAAGGCCAGCCAATGTGTTGGTTTTGGATGAGCCAACTAATGACTTAGATATCGATACATTGGACTTGCTAGAGCAATTGCTACAAGAATATAAAGGTACCGTATTCTTGGTGAGTCATGATCGCTATTTCTTAGATAACGTAGTGACCAGTATTATTGCGAATGAGGGCGAAGGATTCTGGCGTGAGTATGAAGGTGGTTACGAGGACTGGAAGATTCAAAAAGCACGCTCAGACAAAATTCGTGCAGCCAATGGCGGATCCAAACCCATAGAAAAGACAGAGCCAAAACCAGGGGCTAAGGAAGTGAAGGCGGTTGCACCTAAGAGCCAAGCCCAAAAGCTCAATGGGAAAGAGCGTCAAGAGCTGGAAACTTTACCTTTGCAAATTGAAGCTTTGGAGACTGAGCAGGCTAATATTGGACTTGCTATGAGCAATCCAGATCTTTATAAAAATGAGCCAGAGTGCGCAGCTGGCATGCAGGCCCGTTTATCAGAGCTGACCGCTGATCTAGAGCTCAAATTGCAGCGTTGGGAATTGCTATTAAGTCGCTCTGAATCTTAA
- a CDS encoding AAA family ATPase yields MTCQLNPASPRLILFAGHAGTGKSTLAKKALPLIIEKTGETFFFLDKDTAYGAYSSHVMELTTNNPNDRDSPFYLKNIRDWEYAGLIAIAKENLQLGVNVILVGPFSTEIQSGRMFNPALLGVPPETSIKVAWIDLDEEEAKRRIEKRADPRDEWKLQQWDQYIQRRINPPSHPYIKRFDNLQFDQNHFNQLIDYLIQ; encoded by the coding sequence ATGACCTGTCAATTAAACCCCGCCTCACCGCGCCTTATTCTCTTTGCCGGCCATGCCGGCACAGGTAAGTCAACCTTAGCTAAAAAAGCTTTGCCCTTAATCATTGAAAAAACAGGGGAGACTTTTTTCTTTCTTGATAAGGATACAGCTTACGGTGCCTATAGCTCGCACGTGATGGAGCTCACAACCAACAATCCAAACGATCGTGACAGTCCCTTCTATCTCAAAAATATAAGGGACTGGGAATACGCTGGCCTGATTGCTATTGCAAAAGAAAATCTCCAGCTTGGGGTCAATGTAATTCTGGTGGGTCCTTTTTCCACTGAAATTCAAAGTGGGAGAATGTTTAACCCGGCCTTATTGGGAGTACCCCCAGAAACCAGCATTAAAGTTGCTTGGATTGATTTAGACGAGGAGGAAGCTAAGCGACGCATAGAAAAGCGCGCAGACCCTCGCGATGAGTGGAAGTTACAGCAATGGGATCAATATATTCAACGAAGAATTAATCCACCGAGTCATCCATATATCAAGCGCTTTGATAACCTTCAGTTTGACCAAAATCATTTTAATCAATTAATAGATTATCTTATTCAATAA
- a CDS encoding OmpW/AlkL family protein codes for MMRFKTLVVTLVAFASFIPCVSHAQSTTDNPWMIRVRAVDLLFQNGQSGVASTENVKAKNQVIPELDISYFFTKNIAAELVLTYPQQVNITSGPGSSNAGKITALPPSLLLQYHFTDLGAFKPYVGAGVNYTIFGNRSNFPAYGNSIQIDQSSLGFVAQLGMDYMLDKNWGVNLDLKYATMSTNITTVSDGANIGKLTLNPWMPAVGVTYKF; via the coding sequence ATGATGCGTTTTAAAACTTTAGTCGTAACCTTGGTAGCCTTTGCATCATTTATTCCATGCGTCTCTCATGCCCAATCTACTACTGATAATCCATGGATGATCAGAGTTCGTGCCGTAGACCTACTATTTCAGAACGGTCAATCAGGGGTAGCATCGACTGAAAATGTTAAAGCTAAAAATCAAGTGATTCCTGAGTTAGATATTTCTTACTTTTTTACTAAAAATATTGCAGCTGAATTAGTGTTGACATATCCACAGCAAGTAAATATTACTTCAGGCCCTGGAAGCAGTAATGCAGGAAAAATTACTGCGCTGCCACCATCGCTATTACTTCAGTACCACTTTACTGATTTAGGCGCATTTAAGCCCTACGTTGGCGCAGGAGTGAACTATACGATTTTTGGTAATCGATCTAATTTTCCAGCTTATGGCAATAGTATACAAATCGACCAGTCTAGCCTTGGCTTTGTTGCTCAGCTTGGAATGGACTATATGTTGGACAAAAACTGGGGCGTTAACCTTGATCTCAAGTATGCAACCATGAGCACTAATATCACTACAGTATCTGATGGCGCTAATATTGGTAAGTTAACTTTAAACCCATGGATGCCGGCGGTTGGAGTGACCTATAAGTTTTAA
- a CDS encoding NAD(P)/FAD-dependent oxidoreductase, producing the protein MIRITELRLPIDHAPEVLEEAILKRLNLHAKDLIKTEIFKRSYDARKNVALAFIYTVDISVKDEDQVLKKFSNDIHVRPSPDTSYHLVAGALQVQTQVQTANFQRPVVIGFGPCGIFAALILAQMGFKPIVLERGKPVRERTQDTWGLWRKNVLNPESNVQFGEGGAGTFSDGKLYSQIKDTKFYGRKVIHEFIKAGAPEEIRYVAKPHIGTFRLVGVVERMRQEIIALGGEIRFTQKVIGFDIQNDQIKGVKIEGHEDLRANHVILALGHSARDTFEALHEAGVYMESKPFSVGFRIEHPQSLIDKARLGPHAGNEYTGAADYKLVYHAKNGRSVYSFCMCPGGTVVAATSEPHRVVTNGMSQYSRNERNANAGIVVGITPEDYPGGPLAGIAFQRELESKAYEMGGSTYEAPGQLVGDFLVGKPSTEFGTVIPSYKPGVHLTDLADSLPSYAIDAIREAIPAFEKQIKGFSMKDAVLTGIETRTSSPLRITRGPNFQSLNIQGLYPAGEGAGYAGGILSAGVDGIKVAEALALDYLSK; encoded by the coding sequence ATGATCCGCATTACCGAACTTCGCCTGCCCATTGACCATGCCCCTGAGGTATTGGAGGAGGCAATCCTCAAGCGTTTAAATTTACATGCCAAAGATCTTATAAAGACCGAGATATTCAAGCGAAGTTACGATGCCAGGAAGAATGTGGCGCTTGCTTTTATCTATACGGTGGATATATCAGTTAAGGATGAAGATCAAGTACTCAAGAAGTTTTCAAATGATATTCATGTCAGACCTTCTCCTGACACCAGCTATCACTTGGTGGCTGGTGCCTTACAGGTTCAGACTCAAGTTCAGACAGCCAATTTTCAGCGTCCTGTAGTGATTGGCTTTGGCCCTTGCGGTATTTTTGCAGCCCTCATATTGGCTCAAATGGGCTTTAAGCCCATTGTGCTGGAGCGCGGTAAACCTGTGCGTGAACGTACTCAAGATACTTGGGGTCTCTGGCGTAAAAATGTCCTAAATCCTGAATCGAATGTCCAGTTTGGCGAGGGTGGAGCAGGTACGTTTTCAGATGGCAAGCTTTATAGTCAAATTAAAGACACTAAGTTTTATGGTCGCAAAGTGATTCATGAATTTATTAAAGCGGGTGCTCCAGAAGAAATTCGCTATGTCGCCAAGCCCCATATTGGCACCTTCCGTCTCGTTGGAGTGGTTGAACGCATGCGCCAAGAAATTATTGCACTCGGTGGCGAGATTCGGTTTACCCAAAAAGTGATTGGCTTTGACATTCAAAATGACCAGATTAAGGGAGTCAAAATTGAAGGTCATGAAGATCTACGAGCCAATCATGTCATTCTTGCCTTAGGGCATAGTGCGCGTGATACTTTTGAGGCGCTGCATGAGGCGGGCGTCTATATGGAATCTAAACCTTTTTCAGTAGGCTTCCGAATTGAGCATCCACAGTCTTTAATTGATAAGGCACGCTTAGGACCGCATGCGGGTAATGAATACACCGGAGCAGCAGATTACAAGTTGGTATATCACGCTAAAAATGGCCGCTCCGTTTATAGTTTTTGTATGTGTCCTGGCGGCACAGTCGTTGCGGCTACTTCTGAGCCGCATCGCGTAGTCACCAATGGTATGAGTCAATACTCCCGTAACGAGCGCAATGCCAATGCTGGAATCGTAGTGGGTATCACCCCCGAGGATTATCCCGGTGGCCCACTGGCAGGTATTGCATTTCAGCGTGAGCTGGAGTCTAAGGCCTATGAAATGGGTGGGTCGACCTATGAAGCACCAGGTCAATTGGTTGGGGATTTTTTAGTGGGTAAGCCCTCTACGGAATTTGGTACTGTTATCCCGTCCTATAAGCCAGGTGTTCACCTTACAGACTTAGCAGATAGCTTACCGTCTTATGCGATTGATGCCATTCGAGAGGCAATACCTGCTTTTGAAAAACAGATTAAAGGTTTTTCAATGAAAGATGCAGTACTGACAGGCATTGAAACGAGAACCTCATCTCCTTTGCGTATTACGAGAGGCCCTAATTTTCAGAGCTTAAATATTCAGGGTTTATATCCTGCGGGTGAAGGTGCTGGATACGCTGGCGGAATACTCTCTGCAGGCGTAGATGGAATTAAGGTAGCCGAAGCGCTCGCACTGGACTACCTATCTAAATAA
- a CDS encoding YaeQ family protein yields MALRATIHKVDLHVADSDRHYYGSHSLTIAKHPSETEERMMVRIIAFALQAQEELAFTKGLSDTDEPDLWIKDLTDAIQLWIEIGQPDERRILKACGRSEQVIVYCYGGHTSKIWWDGTANKLTRARNLQVISIPAEQAKELNTLVERSMVLHINVQDGEAYVSSDQGQVTITPEIWRTNP; encoded by the coding sequence ATGGCTCTTCGCGCAACTATCCACAAAGTCGACCTTCACGTCGCAGATTCTGACCGTCATTACTATGGCAGCCACTCCCTCACTATCGCCAAACACCCTTCGGAAACTGAAGAGCGCATGATGGTTCGAATCATCGCATTTGCGCTGCAAGCACAAGAGGAGTTAGCCTTTACCAAAGGTCTTAGCGATACCGATGAGCCTGATCTCTGGATAAAAGACCTCACCGATGCCATCCAACTCTGGATTGAAATTGGGCAACCAGATGAGCGCCGAATTCTGAAAGCATGTGGCCGATCTGAACAAGTCATCGTCTATTGCTATGGGGGCCACACCAGCAAAATTTGGTGGGATGGTACTGCCAATAAACTAACTCGGGCTCGCAATCTTCAGGTGATTTCGATACCAGCAGAGCAGGCTAAAGAACTTAATACACTTGTTGAGCGGAGCATGGTGCTGCACATCAATGTTCAAGATGGCGAAGCATACGTTTCTTCGGATCAAGGTCAAGTAACCATCACCCCAGAAATATGGCGCACTAATCCATAG
- a CDS encoding putative toxin-antitoxin system toxin component, PIN family → MPIVLDTNILLDIFVFNDASTVDLKVAVLNQAIRAIASPKTLDEFTEVIARPLFQLNGESQAAILAQWRSMAELYNDAQLDMAPWICEDADDQIFLDIAFQLRPSILISKDKAILKLASIAAKNEVVITSRYEAFKR, encoded by the coding sequence ATGCCTATCGTTTTAGATACCAATATCTTGCTAGATATTTTTGTCTTCAATGATGCTAGTACTGTAGATTTAAAAGTAGCTGTCCTTAATCAAGCTATTCGAGCAATAGCTAGCCCTAAGACTCTTGACGAGTTCACAGAGGTGATCGCCCGCCCCCTCTTTCAGCTCAACGGCGAGTCACAAGCAGCAATCTTGGCGCAATGGCGATCGATGGCAGAGTTATATAATGACGCACAGTTAGATATGGCACCATGGATATGTGAAGATGCCGATGATCAAATCTTTTTGGATATTGCCTTTCAACTCAGGCCAAGCATCCTCATTAGCAAAGATAAAGCGATATTGAAGTTAGCGAGCATTGCTGCCAAAAACGAGGTTGTGATTACCTCACGCTACGAGGCATTTAAGCGCTAG
- a CDS encoding LLM class flavin-dependent oxidoreductase, whose amino-acid sequence MTNVVPYSILDISPIPQGHTAGDALRNSLDLAQHAEQWGYTRYWVAEHHNMTGNASSAPAVLIGYIASGTSRIRVGSGGVMLPNHAPLVIAEQFGTLASLYPGRIELGLGRAPGTDQLTARALRRDLQGSDDRFPQDVMELQDYFGPIQENQAVKAIPGANTEVPIWILGSSLYGAQLAAHFGLPYAFASHFAPEQLLDAMQSYRRTFKSSEKLAKPYCAFLMNVVAADTDEEAEHLFTTLQQHVVRMRRNTRGQLPPPIADLDDFCEPHEKASASNTLQCSAVGSLETVRKQMQYWLDQTGADEIVFTGQIFDHQSRLRSFEIAAEAAKGLHPSSSA is encoded by the coding sequence ATGACCAATGTAGTCCCATACTCTATTTTAGATATATCTCCGATTCCGCAGGGGCATACTGCTGGGGATGCCTTGCGAAACTCATTAGACCTTGCTCAGCATGCTGAGCAGTGGGGCTATACCCGTTACTGGGTGGCAGAACATCACAATATGACCGGCAATGCGAGCTCGGCTCCAGCCGTCTTAATTGGATATATTGCCTCAGGAACCTCGCGTATTCGTGTGGGGTCTGGCGGAGTCATGTTGCCTAACCATGCTCCTTTAGTCATTGCAGAACAATTCGGTACTTTAGCTTCCCTCTATCCTGGTCGAATTGAGTTGGGCTTAGGGCGGGCGCCAGGCACTGATCAGCTAACAGCAAGGGCCTTACGTCGAGACTTGCAGGGCAGTGATGATCGCTTTCCGCAGGATGTGATGGAGCTACAAGATTACTTTGGCCCTATTCAAGAGAATCAAGCCGTAAAAGCTATTCCTGGGGCGAATACCGAGGTGCCAATCTGGATTTTAGGCTCTAGTTTGTATGGCGCCCAATTAGCTGCGCACTTTGGCTTACCTTATGCATTTGCTTCACACTTTGCTCCAGAGCAGTTACTAGATGCCATGCAAAGCTATCGCAGAACATTTAAGTCATCTGAGAAGCTTGCGAAGCCCTACTGTGCTTTTTTGATGAATGTCGTAGCAGCAGATACAGATGAAGAGGCCGAGCATCTATTTACTACTCTTCAGCAACACGTCGTTCGTATGCGCCGCAATACTCGGGGGCAGTTGCCGCCTCCAATCGCCGATTTAGATGATTTTTGCGAGCCACATGAAAAAGCCAGCGCTAGCAATACCTTACAGTGTTCAGCCGTCGGGTCTTTAGAGACCGTCAGAAAGCAGATGCAATATTGGCTCGATCAGACTGGCGCTGATGAAATTGTTTTTACTGGTCAAATATTCGACCACCAATCGCGCTTACGATCTTTTGAGATTGCAGCTGAGGCTGCGAAAGGCCTACACCCTAGCTCTAGCGCTTAA
- a CDS encoding SlyX family protein, translating into MTEDRITNLEIKLSFTEDLVEQVNQTVYKQQQQIEFLYRELKSIKEQAGSSDASIGNSPKDNIPPHY; encoded by the coding sequence ATGACCGAAGATCGAATCACTAACCTCGAAATTAAACTGAGTTTTACCGAAGACCTGGTTGAGCAAGTCAATCAAACGGTCTACAAGCAACAGCAGCAAATTGAATTTTTGTACCGTGAACTGAAATCCATCAAGGAACAGGCTGGAAGTAGTGATGCTTCGATTGGAAACTCTCCAAAAGATAATATTCCCCCGCACTATTAA
- a CDS encoding phage holin family protein, whose product MMGNLTLFLVQWGLTSLSLWAASYIFSGLRFADGGSLLIAALLLGFANAVVKPLLILLTLPLTVLTMGLFLLVVNALVLMLVSALVSGFTISSFWTAFFASIFISLFSLFIGNLLT is encoded by the coding sequence ATTATGGGTAACTTAACGCTTTTTCTAGTCCAGTGGGGATTAACCTCTCTATCACTCTGGGCAGCCAGTTATATTTTTAGCGGCTTGCGCTTTGCGGATGGGGGATCGCTACTGATTGCAGCCCTATTGCTAGGATTTGCTAATGCCGTTGTCAAGCCACTCCTCATTCTTCTAACATTGCCACTGACCGTCCTTACTATGGGCTTATTTTTATTGGTAGTGAATGCATTGGTGCTGATGCTAGTATCCGCGCTTGTCAGCGGCTTTACGATTTCTAGTTTCTGGACTGCTTTTTTTGCCAGTATCTTTATTTCTTTATTCAGTCTTTTTATTGGCAACTTACTCACTTAA
- a CDS encoding AsmA family protein, with translation MKIQAKIFGISLVCLLILGGLGAWYVASMIKPEQLIKVLASSVKNATGRDLKISGPISLNLFPKITISAEQLSLSNDSWATSADMLTLKRMDINIKIFPLLSKRIEIHQVELSGLEVFLQKNAAGKVNWDMNIDPPSSSLPLVSSQATSTHDESGITMGNISVTNATIHYRNASGQDSLYQIKRLSSIESSKKTSILLDMDYQGLVLSLAGKTDSISGLIKHWDVSPSQFAFDLKLGVSGKSMMIQGEVIKSPKSLPIVDLRLTSDAFDWPSVGGTPNIPIQGSTNLLNKSSQSSKVQLANKKPSSPYLLSDEILPFDVLPKAKGKIVIKITELGLPKRKPLQNLSAIVQMNDSSIDIPQLMFQMGKGQADIQLGFSALGSASPVITSKGFTKDFTLEDLLARIDPSSKVSGGNMKLAFDLKMTGKSLHQMASNANGKIQLDISQAKIGSNFLNDGGELVITLLDAINPLRKKTAENMLECAVAYLPINSGQINIANTIGIETDRLNVVLAGSINLKTEGVNLTIEPREKSGLTSGLDLAGLVKVGGTLSNPKAMVNQAGVVSSAVSIGLGFLTGGASILAENAKSLSSKSQPCREALHPWADIYPGMQ, from the coding sequence ATGAAGATACAAGCCAAAATTTTTGGCATTTCTTTAGTCTGCTTACTTATTCTTGGGGGCTTGGGGGCTTGGTATGTAGCATCTATGATCAAGCCCGAGCAGCTAATTAAGGTCCTTGCTTCATCGGTGAAGAATGCTACAGGGCGAGATTTAAAAATCTCTGGCCCTATTAGTTTGAACCTGTTTCCTAAAATTACTATATCGGCAGAGCAGCTGAGCTTGAGTAATGATTCATGGGCCACATCCGCCGATATGCTTACTCTCAAACGCATGGACATAAATATAAAAATATTCCCGCTATTGAGTAAGCGTATTGAAATTCATCAGGTTGAATTAAGTGGCCTAGAGGTATTTTTGCAAAAAAATGCTGCTGGCAAAGTAAATTGGGACATGAATATTGACCCCCCTAGCTCCTCTCTGCCTCTCGTAAGTAGTCAAGCTACCTCAACTCATGATGAGAGCGGTATTACTATGGGGAATATCTCAGTCACCAATGCCACAATTCATTATCGGAATGCCTCAGGGCAAGACTCCCTCTACCAAATCAAACGATTATCTTCGATCGAAAGCAGCAAAAAGACCTCCATCCTCCTTGACATGGACTATCAAGGTCTAGTACTTAGTCTTGCAGGTAAAACAGACTCTATTTCAGGGTTGATAAAGCACTGGGATGTCTCTCCCAGTCAGTTTGCGTTCGACCTCAAGCTAGGAGTGAGCGGAAAATCTATGATGATTCAAGGGGAGGTGATCAAGAGCCCTAAATCCTTGCCGATAGTTGATCTACGACTTACCTCCGATGCTTTTGATTGGCCTTCAGTAGGTGGTACGCCCAATATTCCAATACAGGGATCAACCAATCTATTAAATAAATCAAGCCAATCAAGTAAGGTTCAATTAGCCAATAAAAAGCCATCATCACCCTATTTATTGAGCGATGAAATATTGCCGTTTGATGTATTGCCAAAGGCAAAAGGCAAGATTGTGATCAAGATTACTGAGTTAGGCTTGCCAAAGCGAAAGCCGCTACAGAACCTCAGTGCCATCGTTCAAATGAATGACTCTTCGATCGATATTCCGCAGCTCATGTTTCAGATGGGTAAGGGTCAGGCTGATATTCAGCTAGGGTTTTCTGCCCTGGGTAGCGCTTCTCCAGTAATCACATCAAAGGGATTTACAAAGGATTTCACATTAGAGGATCTATTGGCCCGTATTGACCCAAGCTCTAAAGTGAGTGGCGGCAATATGAAGCTGGCTTTTGATCTCAAGATGACGGGTAAAAGTCTGCACCAAATGGCATCAAATGCCAATGGAAAAATTCAATTAGATATTAGTCAGGCCAAAATAGGCTCTAATTTTTTGAATGATGGTGGTGAACTCGTCATTACTCTGCTGGATGCCATCAATCCCTTACGTAAGAAAACAGCTGAAAATATGCTTGAATGCGCTGTTGCCTATTTGCCGATCAACAGCGGTCAAATAAATATTGCCAATACCATCGGCATTGAAACAGATCGCTTAAATGTGGTTTTAGCAGGTTCTATTAATCTGAAGACTGAGGGGGTTAACCTCACCATTGAACCACGGGAAAAATCTGGTCTCACTTCAGGTCTAGATTTGGCTGGTCTGGTCAAGGTGGGTGGAACACTATCCAATCCTAAGGCAATGGTTAACCAAGCTGGAGTAGTGAGTAGTGCAGTCTCTATCGGCCTTGGTTTCTTGACAGGGGGTGCAAGCATACTTGCTGAGAATGCTAAATCGCTCAGCTCGAAAAGTCAGCCTTGTAGAGAGGCGCTCCATCCCTGGGCTGATATTTATCCAGGGATGCAGTAA
- a CDS encoding YdcH family protein, producing MFPEYRELISKLKTSDRHFSHLFDKHNKLDQHIQRLEAHAEPSTPDEIETLKKEKLLLKDQIYAVLKKASA from the coding sequence ATGTTCCCAGAATATCGCGAGCTTATTAGTAAATTAAAAACATCAGATCGTCATTTTTCACACTTATTTGATAAGCACAATAAGCTCGATCAGCATATTCAAAGACTCGAGGCCCATGCCGAACCTAGTACTCCAGACGAAATTGAGACCTTAAAGAAAGAGAAGTTGCTGCTCAAAGACCAAATCTATGCGGTCTTAAAAAAGGCGAGTGCCTAA
- a CDS encoding extracellular solute-binding protein, whose translation MVSALASVNAQSIKEGGGNKELNLYSARHYQTDEALYKNFTNKTGIKINRIEADDNALGERLKSEGANSPADVILMVDAARLWRAQIDGFFKPIESKYLESRIPENLRAKPDPEGSTWFGFSTRARLVVYNKAKVNPQDVDTYEKLAEPINKGKVCTRSGAHPYMLSLIGAMIERRGEAATEAWAKGMVNNMARPPRGGDTDQIKSVASGECGVALTNSYYLVRLLRSTKPEDQAIVSKIGFIWPNQQTSGAHINIAGGGVAKNAPHSQAAIQFLEYLASDSAQEYFANGNNEWPVVKSVKIENEGLKLLGPFKAENISIAAIGRNQIAAQRILDRVGYK comes from the coding sequence ATGGTTTCCGCGTTGGCTTCTGTAAATGCGCAGTCCATCAAAGAGGGTGGTGGCAACAAAGAGCTCAATCTCTATTCGGCTCGCCACTATCAAACGGATGAAGCGCTATACAAGAACTTCACCAATAAGACAGGTATCAAAATTAATCGTATTGAGGCGGATGACAATGCTCTGGGAGAGAGATTAAAAAGCGAGGGTGCTAACAGTCCGGCCGACGTGATTTTGATGGTAGACGCTGCGAGGCTGTGGCGTGCCCAAATAGATGGCTTCTTTAAGCCTATTGAGTCTAAGTACCTGGAGAGTCGGATTCCGGAAAATTTGCGCGCCAAACCAGATCCCGAAGGTTCTACTTGGTTTGGATTCTCAACGAGAGCACGTTTAGTGGTTTACAACAAAGCGAAAGTAAACCCACAAGACGTTGATACCTACGAGAAGCTTGCAGAGCCCATAAACAAAGGCAAGGTATGCACTCGCTCTGGCGCTCATCCTTATATGCTGTCCCTGATTGGTGCAATGATTGAACGCCGCGGCGAGGCTGCTACAGAAGCATGGGCTAAAGGCATGGTGAACAATATGGCTCGCCCTCCAAGAGGCGGTGATACGGATCAAATTAAATCGGTTGCCTCAGGTGAATGTGGGGTAGCACTCACGAATTCTTATTACTTGGTGCGGTTATTGCGATCTACTAAGCCTGAAGATCAAGCGATAGTGTCAAAGATTGGATTTATTTGGCCTAATCAACAAACTAGTGGCGCGCATATCAATATTGCGGGTGGTGGAGTCGCCAAAAATGCACCGCATTCGCAGGCAGCCATTCAGTTCTTAGAATATCTGGCTAGCGATTCAGCGCAAGAGTACTTTGCCAACGGTAATAATGAGTGGCCTGTAGTCAAGTCTGTGAAAATTGAGAATGAAGGTCTCAAATTGTTGGGACCATTTAAGGCTGAAAATATTTCTATTGCCGCTATTGGTAGAAATCAAATTGCAGCCCAGCGAATTTTGGATCGAGTAGGCTACAAGTAA